GTGAAGGAAGTCAGGAGGCTGGGATGTCCGGCATGGATACGTCTTTCCCCTGTTGACCGGAGCCCGGCCTGTTGATGTTGTTGGTCACTGATGCGCCTTGAGGAGAACCGCGGTGACATATGGAGAGCACGACGGTTCGGAGCACCCCGGCGCGCGTTCGCTGCGTCAGGAGCACGATCGCGACGCGGCGGTGACCGAGAACGGACACGGCGGGGACTCCTATGGCCAACACGGTCGGCCGGACCGGCCCGATCAGCCCGACGAGCCCGAGCGGGAGGAGAACGGTCCGGTGTCCTCGCCCGCGGACCAGTGGTTCGGCGACGACTTCGGGGACACGCCGATCCCGCCCCCGCCGCCCTATGCCCAGCCGCACGGGTCCGCACCGTCCGCGGGCTACCCGCCGGCGTTCTCCGACCATCGGCCTCCGCCGCTCGCGCCGATGCCCCCGCCGCCCCCGGCTCCGCCGGAGTCCGGGCCCGAGGAGTGGAACGAGCCGCCCTCCGCCCACGACCCCGGACCGCGGCCGGCGCCGCCGCCCGCGCCACCGGCGCAGCCTCCGCCGGTCCAGGAGCCTCCGGTCGACGACGACCTGCCCGAGCCCGAGCCGCTGCCCCCGCTGGACCTCCCCGAGGGCTCGCCCTACCGCGTCCCCAGGGCTCCGTCAGCGGATGACCAGGGGCGGACGCACGGCCGCGAGCCGTCGGGTCCGCAGTACCCGCCCGGTCCGCACCACCCGCCCGGCCCACGGTACGAGTACCCGTCGGCCCCGCAGCCGGCTCCCGGTCCGCACTACCGGGAGCCCGCTTCGGGCCCGCAGTACCCGCCCGGACCGCACTACCGGGAGCCCGCCTCGGGCCCGCAGTACCCGCCCGGCCCCGGACCGCAGCGGCCGCAGCCGCCGTTCCCCCCGGCCCCGCCGCGGACCGGCGGCGACCCGTTCCCGGCCGCCGGGTACGCCCCCGCCGGCCACGGCCGCCCGGAGCAGGGCGGGTACGATCCCCGCCAGGAGGTCGGGCAGACAGCGGAGTCGCTGAAGGCCGAGACGCTGGTGCGCGGCCGCCGCACGCCGCCGTCGTCGGGATGGCGCAAGCTGGTGCACTCGGCGACGATGGGACTGGTTCACCCGGGCGAGGCGCCCGCGGAGCTGCGCCGGCGCGAGCTGGTGGCGCGGGCGCGCACGCACGTGGCGGGCGGTCACCACCGGGTTGCGGTGCTGTCGCTGAAGGGCGGGGTGGGCAAGACCACCACGACCGTCGCGCTGGGCTCCACGCTGGCCAGCCTGCGCGGCGACCGGGTGCTGGCGGTGGACGCCAACCCCGACCGCGGCACGCTGTCGGACAAGGTGCGGCTGGAGACCGCGGCCACGATCCGGGACCTGCTCAACGAGAAGGAGCTGATCCAGCGCTACGCCGACATCCGCGGGTTCACCTCCCAGGCGGCCTCACGGTTGGAGATCCTGGCCTCCGACCGCGACCCCGCCGTCTCCGAGGCGTTCTCCGAGGCCGACTACCGCGAGGTGTCGCGGATCCTGGAGCACTTCTACTCCATCTGCCTGACCGACTGCGGCACCGGCCTGCTGCACTCGGCGATGCGCGGCGTGCTGGGGCTGGCCGACCAGATCGTGCTGGTCTCCACCGCCTCGGTCGACGGCGCGCGCAGCGCCAGCGCGACCCTGGACTGGCTGGAGGCCCACGAGTACGGCTACCTGGTGCGCGGCGCTGTGGTGGTGCTGTCCATGGTCCGGGTGGGCAAGAGCACGGTGGACCTGGACCGGCTGGAGGAGCATTTCAACTCCCGCTGCCGCTCGGTGGTGCGCGTGCCGTGGGACTCCCACCTGGAGGAGGGGGCCGAGGTCGACCTCGACCAGCTCAACCCCGAGACCCGCGACTCCTACCTGCACCTCGCCGCCACCGTCGGAGAGGCCTTCGCCTGGCCCAGGTGAGTCCGGGCCCGCGGCCCTGATGAGCCGGGCGCGTCCCCGCCGCGACGGCGGAGCGCGCCCGGGACGTCACCGGCCCGTCAGGCTCCGGGTCGGCCTGGGGACGGCCGTCGAGCGGCGGACGACCAGCCGGGTGTCCAACCGGACGTGCTCGCTGCACGGCTCGGAGGCGTCGATGGTCTCGGCGGCCAGCCGCGCGGCCTGGACGCCCATGTCGAAGACCGGCTGGGCGACGGTCGTGAGGTCGGCCAGGGCCGCCATGTCGCTGTCGTCGAACCCCATCACCGACACGACGTCGGGCACCTCCAGCCGGGAGCGCCGCACGACCTGAAGCGCTCCCATGGCGACGTCGTCGGATTCGGCGAACACCGCGGTGGGGGGGTCGGCCATCGACAGCAGCCGCCCCATCCCCAGTGCGCCGCCCTCGTGGCCCGGCCGTTCGGTGACGACGAGCGGGGCGGCTCCGGCCTCGGCCATGGCCGCCTCGTAGCCTCTCAACCGGTCGTGGGAGGCCCACGAGAAGCCGGTCTCGTCGCTGGACTGGATGTAGGCGATCCGCGCGTGCCCCAGGTTGAGCAGGTGCCGCGCGGCGTCGGCCGCGGCCTCGGTGTTGTCGATGAACACGCTGGCCCGGTCCTTGACGCGCTGGCTGCAGAAGACGACGGGCACGCCGATCTCGTCGAACCGCGCGGCCTCGCCCTCCTCGAGGTCCAGCGCCACCGCGATGACGGCGTCGACGTTGCTGCGCAGAGGCAGGGAACGGATGTAGGCGTTGAGCTCGGTGACGTCGCCCACCTGGTAGACGAGCATGTCGCGCCCGCTGGAGCGCATCTCGGTGCTCATGCCGGCGAGCGCGACGCCGAAGAACCAGGGCTGCAGGAACGGGACGAGCACCGCGATCCGGCCGGTGCGCCCGGTGACCAGGCCCGACGCGCCGCGGGAGACCACGTAGCCCAGCTCGGCCGCTGCGCGCTCCACGTTCTCGCGGACGGACGGGGCGACGCCGGTGGCGCCGCGCAGGGCGCGCGACACCGTCGACAGGGAGACTCCCGCGCGCTCGGCGACGTCGCTCATGCGGGGATGGTCGGAGACCGCCATGCCCACGATGGTAGACAACCCGGCCGGAACGGCGACGCCCCGCGCTCCGGATCGCCGCGGGCCGCGGGCACCGGGGCGCGGGGCCGGGGCCCCTACCTCCGTGACCGGGGTCGACGCACGCGT
This sequence is a window from Spinactinospora alkalitolerans. Protein-coding genes within it:
- a CDS encoding LacI family DNA-binding transcriptional regulator — encoded protein: MAVSDHPRMSDVAERAGVSLSTVSRALRGATGVAPSVRENVERAAAELGYVVSRGASGLVTGRTGRIAVLVPFLQPWFFGVALAGMSTEMRSSGRDMLVYQVGDVTELNAYIRSLPLRSNVDAVIAVALDLEEGEAARFDEIGVPVVFCSQRVKDRASVFIDNTEAAADAARHLLNLGHARIAYIQSSDETGFSWASHDRLRGYEAAMAEAGAAPLVVTERPGHEGGALGMGRLLSMADPPTAVFAESDDVAMGALQVVRRSRLEVPDVVSVMGFDDSDMAALADLTTVAQPVFDMGVQAARLAAETIDASEPCSEHVRLDTRLVVRRSTAVPRPTRSLTGR
- a CDS encoding MinD/ParA family ATP-binding protein, which translates into the protein MTYGEHDGSEHPGARSLRQEHDRDAAVTENGHGGDSYGQHGRPDRPDQPDEPEREENGPVSSPADQWFGDDFGDTPIPPPPPYAQPHGSAPSAGYPPAFSDHRPPPLAPMPPPPPAPPESGPEEWNEPPSAHDPGPRPAPPPAPPAQPPPVQEPPVDDDLPEPEPLPPLDLPEGSPYRVPRAPSADDQGRTHGREPSGPQYPPGPHHPPGPRYEYPSAPQPAPGPHYREPASGPQYPPGPHYREPASGPQYPPGPGPQRPQPPFPPAPPRTGGDPFPAAGYAPAGHGRPEQGGYDPRQEVGQTAESLKAETLVRGRRTPPSSGWRKLVHSATMGLVHPGEAPAELRRRELVARARTHVAGGHHRVAVLSLKGGVGKTTTTVALGSTLASLRGDRVLAVDANPDRGTLSDKVRLETAATIRDLLNEKELIQRYADIRGFTSQAASRLEILASDRDPAVSEAFSEADYREVSRILEHFYSICLTDCGTGLLHSAMRGVLGLADQIVLVSTASVDGARSASATLDWLEAHEYGYLVRGAVVVLSMVRVGKSTVDLDRLEEHFNSRCRSVVRVPWDSHLEEGAEVDLDQLNPETRDSYLHLAATVGEAFAWPR